One segment of Rhinatrema bivittatum chromosome 14, aRhiBiv1.1, whole genome shotgun sequence DNA contains the following:
- the UBFD1 gene encoding ubiquitin domain-containing protein UBFD1 isoform X1: protein MAAQDEIAEPGMARITEGAQLSCREGGDRSSTVLAENTVLQPEGDEIASQSSVSNGGDSEADREMVELKIIWNKNKYDVKLPLDSTGANLKQKIHVLTGLPPAMQKVMFKGLLPEDKTLRDIKVTNGAKIMVVGSTINDVLAVTTPKESLQPEVKAEESTKEPLCRQKQHRKVLDKGKPEDVMPAIKGVQERLPTVPLSGMYNKTGGKVRLTFKLEQDQLWIGTKERTEKIPMGSIKNVITEAIEGYEDYHMMAFQLGPTEASYYWVYWVPTQYVDAIKDTVLGKWQYF from the exons ATGGCGGCCCAGGACG AAATCGCTGAGCCTGGTATGGCGAGGATTACAGAGGGTGCACAGCTCAGCTGCAGAGAAGGTGGTGACAGAAGCAGCACGGTGTTGGCCGAGAACACAGTACTGCAGCCAGAAGGAGATGAAATTGCTTCCCAAAGCTCAGTCAGCAATGGGGGGGACTCAGAGGCTGACAGAGAAATGGTTGAACTCAAGATTATTTGGAACAAAAACAAATATGATGTTAAACTTCCTTTGGATAGCACTGGAGCTAATTTGAAACAGAAGATCCATGTGCTCACAG GTCTTCCACCTGCAATGCAGAAAGTGATGTTCAAAGGGCTTCTGCCAGAGGATAAAACCTTAAGGGATATCAAAGTGACAAACGGGGcaaagataatggtggtgggctCGACGATAAACGATGTGTTAGCAGTAACCACGCCTAAAGAGAGCCTTCAGCCGGAGGTGAAAGCAGAGGAGAGCACGAAGGAACCCCTGTGCAGGCAAAAG CAACACAGAAAAGTTTTAGATAAAGGAAAACCAGAAGATGTGATGCCAGCTATAAAGGGTGTGCAG GAGCGACTGCCTACAGTGCCCTTATCTGGGATGTACAATAAGACAGGAGGGAAAGTGAGGTTAACGTTCAAACTGGAACAAGATCAGCTGTGGATTGGCACGAAAG AGAGAACAGAAAAAATACCAATGGGGTCAATTAAAAATGTGATCACTGAAGCAATTGAAGGATATGAGGACTATCACATGATG GCGTTTCAGCTGGGGCCAACAGAAGCTTCTTATTACTGGGTATACTGGGTGCCAACACAATACGTGGATGCAATCAAGGACACGGTTTTGGGGAAGTGGCAGTATTTTTGA
- the UBFD1 gene encoding ubiquitin domain-containing protein UBFD1 isoform X2: protein MARITEGAQLSCREGGDRSSTVLAENTVLQPEGDEIASQSSVSNGGDSEADREMVELKIIWNKNKYDVKLPLDSTGANLKQKIHVLTGLPPAMQKVMFKGLLPEDKTLRDIKVTNGAKIMVVGSTINDVLAVTTPKESLQPEVKAEESTKEPLCRQKQHRKVLDKGKPEDVMPAIKGVQERLPTVPLSGMYNKTGGKVRLTFKLEQDQLWIGTKERTEKIPMGSIKNVITEAIEGYEDYHMMAFQLGPTEASYYWVYWVPTQYVDAIKDTVLGKWQYF, encoded by the exons ATGGCGAGGATTACAGAGGGTGCACAGCTCAGCTGCAGAGAAGGTGGTGACAGAAGCAGCACGGTGTTGGCCGAGAACACAGTACTGCAGCCAGAAGGAGATGAAATTGCTTCCCAAAGCTCAGTCAGCAATGGGGGGGACTCAGAGGCTGACAGAGAAATGGTTGAACTCAAGATTATTTGGAACAAAAACAAATATGATGTTAAACTTCCTTTGGATAGCACTGGAGCTAATTTGAAACAGAAGATCCATGTGCTCACAG GTCTTCCACCTGCAATGCAGAAAGTGATGTTCAAAGGGCTTCTGCCAGAGGATAAAACCTTAAGGGATATCAAAGTGACAAACGGGGcaaagataatggtggtgggctCGACGATAAACGATGTGTTAGCAGTAACCACGCCTAAAGAGAGCCTTCAGCCGGAGGTGAAAGCAGAGGAGAGCACGAAGGAACCCCTGTGCAGGCAAAAG CAACACAGAAAAGTTTTAGATAAAGGAAAACCAGAAGATGTGATGCCAGCTATAAAGGGTGTGCAG GAGCGACTGCCTACAGTGCCCTTATCTGGGATGTACAATAAGACAGGAGGGAAAGTGAGGTTAACGTTCAAACTGGAACAAGATCAGCTGTGGATTGGCACGAAAG AGAGAACAGAAAAAATACCAATGGGGTCAATTAAAAATGTGATCACTGAAGCAATTGAAGGATATGAGGACTATCACATGATG GCGTTTCAGCTGGGGCCAACAGAAGCTTCTTATTACTGGGTATACTGGGTGCCAACACAATACGTGGATGCAATCAAGGACACGGTTTTGGGGAAGTGGCAGTATTTTTGA